In Brachypodium distachyon strain Bd21 chromosome 2, Brachypodium_distachyon_v3.0, whole genome shotgun sequence, one genomic interval encodes:
- the LOC100827973 gene encoding uncharacterized protein LOC100827973: protein MDRELEEAEVLWPDRDVSNGGQQQQQRRRSIGKQQAHGDAARAGGASRPVGIPAAIRAPATEQTAAWARSYCGADGDGAASGSGSFVPPHELMAARRRCAEAAASSVCEGQGRTLKGRDLRSVRNAVLRMTGFLES from the coding sequence aTGGATCGGGAGCTCGAGGAAGCCGAAGTGCTTTGGCCGGATCGAGATGTGAGCAACGGcggacagcagcagcagcagcggcgccggtCGATCGGCAAGCAGCAGGCCCATGgcgacgccgcgcgcgcgggcggcgcgtcgAGGCCCGTGGGGATCCCTGCGGCGATAAGGGCCCCGGCGACGGAGCAGAcggcagcgtgggcgcggAGCTACTGCGGCGCCGATGGAGATGGGGCGGCGTCGGGGTCGGGGtcgttcgtgccgccgcacgaGCTgatggcggcgaggcggcggtgcgcggaggcggcggcgtcgtccGTGTGCGAGGGGCAGGGGCGCACGCTCAAGGGCCGGGACCTCCGCTCCGTCCGCAACGCCGTGCTCCGCATGACCGGGTTCCtcgagagctag
- the LOC100828278 gene encoding alpha,alpha-trehalose-phosphate synthase [UDP-forming] 1, whose protein sequence is MSSEAAGDQHNSNSDAAMPTPSSNNSPAASSPFSNDGGGGAPASPNRVERMLRERGHRHLFSTGGASSPDAMDTDAAEPAAASFADFGAARSPDAAEPANMDDAGGGGAPGGHAARPPLAGPRSGFRRLGLRGMKQRLLVVANRLPVSANRRGEDQWSLEISAGGLVSALLGVKDVDAKWIGWAGVNVPDEVGQRALTKALAEKRCIPVFLDEEIVHQYYNGYCNNILWPLFHYLGLPQEDRLATTRNFESQFDAYKRANQMFADVVYQHYKEGDVIWCHDYHLMFLPKCLKDHDINMKVGWFLHTPFPSSEIYRTLPSRSELLRSVLCADLVGFHTYDYARHFVSACTRILGLEGTPEGVEDQGKLTRVAAFPIGIDSDRFKRALEIPGVKRHISELTQRFAGRKVMLGVDRLDMIKGIPQKILAFEKFLEENPDWNDKVVLLQIAVPTRTDVPEYQKLTSQVHEIVGRINGRFGTLTAVPIHHLDRSLDFHALCALYAVTDVALVTSLRDGMNLVSYEYVACQGSKKGVLILSEFAGAAQSLGAGAILVNPWNITEVADSINHALTMTSDEREKRHRHNYAHVTTHTAQDWAETFVCELNDTVAEAQMRTRQVPPVLPSRTAIQQYLHSRNRLLILGFNSTLTEPVESSGRRGGDQIKEMELKLHPDLKGPLRALCEDEHTTVIVLSGSDRSVLDENFGEFNLWLAAEHGMFLRPTDGEWMTTMPEHLNMDWVDSVKHVFEYFTERTPRSHFEHRETSFVWNYKYADVEFGRLQARDMLQHLWTGPISNAAVDVVQGSRSVEVRSVGVTKGAAIDRILGEIVHSKSMVTPIDYVLCIGHFLGKDEDIYVFFDPEYPSESKVKPDGASVSVDRRQNGRPSNGRSNSRNSQSRTQKSQVAPERSSSSSHGTTGNNHHDWREGSSVLDLNGDNYFSCAVGRKRSNARYLLNSSEDVVSFLKEMAESTTPRAGFQSSAADYMFLDRQ, encoded by the exons ATGAGCTCTGAAGCCGCGGGCGACCAGCACAACAGCAACAGCGACGCCGCGATGCCGACCCCATCCTCCAACAACTCCCCGGCGGCTTCCTCGCCCTTCTCCAacgacggcggaggaggggcgccCGCGTCGCCGAACCGCGTGGAGCGCATGCTCCGGGAGCGCGGCCACCGGCACCTGTTCTCGACGGGCGGCGCGTCCTCCCCCGACGCCATGGACACGGACGCCgcggagcccgccgccgcctccttcgcggacttcggcgccgcccgctcgcccgacgccgccgagcCCGCCAACATGGAcgatgccggcggcggcggcgcgcctgGAGGACAcgccgcgcggccgccgctcgcgGGCCCCCGCAGCGGGttccgccgcctcggcctccgcGGCATGAAGCAGCGCCTGCTCGTCGTCGCCAACCGCCTCCCCGTCTCCGCCAATCGCCGCGGCGAGGACCAGTGGTCCCTGGAGATCAGCGCCGGTGGCCTCGTCAGCGCCCTACTAG GAGTGAAGGATGTCGACGCGAAGTGGATCGGCTGGGCGGGTGTGAATGTCCCCGACGAGGTCGGCCAGCGGGCTCTCACCAAAGCACTCGCCGAGAAG AGGTGCATACCAGTCTTCCTGGATGAGGAAATTGTGCACCAGTACTACAATGGGTACTGCAACAACATACTGTGGCCGCTGTTCCACTACCTCGGGCTGCCACAGGAGGACAGATTGGCAACAACAAGGAACTTCGAGTCACAGTTTGATGCCTACAAGCGAGCAAACCAGATGTTCGCAGACGTTGTGTACCAGCACTACAAGGAAGGGGATGTGATCTGGTGCCATGACTACCACCTCATGTTCCTGCCCAAGTGCCTCAAAGACCATGATATCAACATGAAGGTTGGGTGGTTCCTCCACACACCATTCCCTTCATCAGAAATTTACCGAACGCTTCCATCGCGCTCAGAGTTGCTTCGGTCTGTACTCTGTGCTGATTTAGTCGG ttTTCATACGTACGACTATGCAAGGCATTTTGTTAGCGCATGTACCAGAATACTCGGACTTGAGGGTACCCCTGAGGGCGTGGAAGATCAGGGAAAGCTAACAAGGGTTGCAGCG TTTCCTATTGGGATAGACTCTGATCGTTTCAAAAGAGCATTGGAGATTCCAGGAGTAAAAAGGCACATCAGTGAATTGACGCAGCGATTCGCCGGACGGAAG GTAATGCTTGGTGTTGACCGACTTGATATGATCAAAGGAATTCCTCAGAAGATTTTGGCATTTGAGAAGTTTCTTGAGGAAAACCCTGACTGGAATGATAAAGTTGTTCTACTTCAAATTGCTGTGCCAACAAGAACTGATGTCCCTGAGT ATCAGAAGCTTACAAGCCAGGTGCACGAAATTGTTGGGCGCATAAATGGCCGATTTGGAACATTGACTGCTGTCCCTATTCATCATCTG GATCGATCTCTTGATTTCCATGCCTTGTGTGCTCTTTACGCTGTCACCG ATGTGGCTCTTGTAACATCACTGAGAGACGGCATGAATCTTGTAAGCTACGAATATGTTGCATGCCAGGGATCAAAGAAAGGTGTTCTAATATTGAGTGAG TTTGCTGGGGCAGCACAATCTCTTGGTGCTGGTGCCATCCTAGTAAACCCCTGGAATATTACAGAAGTCGCAGACTCAATAAATCATGCTTTGACAATGACATCTGATGAGAGAGAGAAGCGACACAGGCATAACTACGCTCACGTGACAACCCATACCGCCCAAGATTGGGCTGAAACTTTTGTATG TGAGCTAAATGATACCGTTGCTGAAGCTCAGATGAGAACAAGACAAGTTCCTCCCGTTCTTCCTAGTCGAACAGCAATCCAGCAATATCTGCATTCCAGAAATCGTCTGCTGATACTG GGTTTTAATTCAACATTGACTGAGCCAGTTGAATCCTCTGGGAGAAGGGGTGGTGACCAAATTAAGGAGATGGAACTCAAGTTGCATCCCGACTTAAAGGGTCCTTTGAGAGCCCTCTGTGAGGATGAGCATACTACAGTTATCGTTCTCAGTGGAAGCGACAGGAGTGTTCTTGATGAA AATTTTGGAGAATTTAACCTGTGGTTGGCAGCAGAGCATGGAATGTTTTTACGGCCAACTGATGGAGAGTGGATGACAACAATGCCTGAGCATCTAAACATGGATTGGGTCGACAGTGTAAAG CATGTTTTTGAATACTTCACGGAAAGAACACCAAGATCTCATTTTGAACACCGTGAGACATCATTTGTATGGAATTACAAGTATGCCG ATGTTGAGTTTGGAAGGCTCCAAGCAAGAGATATGCTGCAGCACTTGTGGACAGGTCCAATCTCAAATGCAGCTGTTGATGTTGTTCAAGGGAGCCGGTCAGTTGAAGTTCGGTCTGTTGGAGTTACGAAG GGTGCTGCAATTGATCGTATTTTGGGAGAGATAGTTCATAGCAAAAGCATGGTTACTCCAATTGACTATGTACTATGCATAGGGCACTTCCTCGGAAAG GACGAGGACATCTATGTATTTTTTGACCCTGAATACCCTTCCGAATCCAAAGTAAAACCAGACGGCGCATCAGTCTCTGTTGACAGGAGGCAGAACGGACGACCATCAAATGGCCGGAGCAATTCCAGAAACTCGCAGTCAAGGACACAGAAATCACAGGTCGCACCGGAGAGGTCGTCTTCTTCCAGCCATGGCACCACCGGAAACAACCACCACGACTGGCGTGAAGGGTCTTCGGTCCTCGACCTGAATGGTGACAACTATTTCTCTTGTGCCGTTGGAAGGAAGCGTTCCAACGCCCGTTACCTGCTGAACTCATCTGAAGACGTCGTCTCCTTCCTCAAAGAGATGGCAGAATCGACCACCCCTCGCGCTGGCTTCCAGTCCAGCGCTGCCGATTACATGTTCTTGGATAGGCAGTAG